A genomic stretch from Mycobacterium paraterrae includes:
- the mftD gene encoding pre-mycofactocin synthase MftD (MftD, an enzyme found in the mycofactocin biosynthesis locus, performs an oxidative deamination of 3-amino-5-[(p-hydroxyphenyl)methyl]-4,4-dimethyl-2-pyrrolidinone (AHDP). The resulting compound, now called pre-mycofactocin (PMFT), is a biologically active redox cofactor that can oxidize the non-exchangeable NADH of TIGR03971 family SDR-type oxidoreductases.), protein MARDAWFETVTIAQQRAKKRLPKSVYSSLISASEKGVTVTDNVESFSELGFAPHVIGALEKRDLATTVMGQDIALPVLISPTGVQAVHPDGEVAVARAAAARGTAMGLSSFASKPIEDVIAANDKLFFQVYWLGGRDAIAQRVQRAKDAGAVGLIVTTDWSFSHGRDWGSPKIPEQMDLKTMLRMAPEVLTKPRWLWSFGKTVSPPNLRVPNQGPKGELGPPFFGVYGEWMGTSPPTWEDMAWLRELWGGPFMMKGIIRVDDAKRAVDIGVSAISVSNHGGNNLDGTPAAIRALPAIADAVGSDVEVLLDGGIRRGSDVVKAIALGARAVMIGRAYLWGLAAEGQSGVENVLDILRSGIDSALMGLGKASTRDLAPDDILIPDGFTRALGVPPVS, encoded by the coding sequence GTGGCTCGCGACGCGTGGTTCGAAACAGTCACCATCGCCCAGCAGAGGGCGAAGAAGCGGCTGCCGAAGTCCGTCTACTCCTCGCTGATCTCGGCGAGCGAGAAGGGCGTGACCGTCACCGACAACGTCGAGTCATTCAGTGAGCTCGGCTTCGCACCGCATGTCATCGGAGCGCTGGAGAAGCGCGATTTAGCGACGACGGTTATGGGGCAGGACATCGCGCTGCCGGTGCTCATATCGCCCACCGGCGTACAAGCCGTCCACCCCGACGGGGAGGTTGCGGTGGCCAGGGCGGCCGCCGCCCGCGGTACGGCGATGGGCCTGTCATCGTTCGCTAGCAAGCCGATCGAAGACGTCATCGCCGCCAACGACAAACTGTTCTTCCAGGTGTACTGGCTCGGTGGCCGCGACGCGATCGCCCAACGCGTGCAGCGCGCCAAGGATGCAGGGGCCGTGGGGCTGATCGTGACGACCGACTGGAGCTTCTCCCACGGTCGTGACTGGGGCAGCCCCAAGATCCCTGAACAGATGGATCTCAAGACCATGCTCAGGATGGCTCCCGAGGTGCTGACGAAACCGCGCTGGCTCTGGAGCTTTGGCAAGACCGTCAGCCCGCCCAACCTGCGGGTTCCCAACCAGGGCCCCAAGGGTGAGCTCGGTCCACCATTCTTCGGCGTCTACGGCGAATGGATGGGCACTTCGCCTCCCACGTGGGAGGACATGGCATGGCTGCGCGAACTCTGGGGTGGGCCGTTCATGATGAAGGGCATCATCCGCGTCGATGACGCCAAACGTGCTGTAGACATTGGCGTTTCGGCAATCTCCGTGTCCAACCACGGCGGCAACAACCTGGACGGGACACCAGCGGCCATCCGCGCGCTCCCCGCGATCGCCGACGCCGTCGGAAGCGACGTCGAGGTCTTGTTGGACGGCGGCATCCGCCGAGGCAGCGACGTCGTCAAGGCGATCGCACTTGGCGCCCGTGCTGTCATGATCGGCCGCGCTTACCTGTGGGGGCTGGCGGCCGAGGGACAGTCGGGCGTCGAGAACGTCCTCGACATCCTGCGCAGCGGAATCGACTCGGCGTTGATGGGCCTCGGCAAGGCGTCGACCCGTGATCTCGCGCCGGACGACATCTTGATTCCTGACGGCTTCACTCGAGCGTTGGGAGTGCCGCCAGTGTCATGA
- the mftC gene encoding mycofactocin radical SAM maturase (MftC is a radical SAM/SPASM enzyme that catalyzes the first two steps in biosynthesis of the electron carrier mycofactocin from the terminal Val-Tyr dipeptide of the precursor peptide MftA.) — translation MTTVAPVPRLTEQFEKGLDAPICLTWELTYACNLACVHCLSASGKRDPRELSTQQCKDIIDELERMQVFYVNIGGGEPTVRPDFWELVDYATEHHVGVKFSTNGVRIDRKIAAKLAASDYVDVQISLDGATAEVNDAVRGKGSFAMAIKALDNLAAEGFQDAKISVVVTRHNVGQLDDFKVLADTYGATLRITRLRPSGRGADVWDELHPTSEQQVQLYDWLVAHGEGVLTGDSFFHLSGLGAPGALAGLNLCGAGRVVCLIDPIGDVYACPFAIHDRFLAGNVLSDGGFDAVWKYAPLFRELREPQSAGACDGCGHFDACRGGCMAAKFFTGLPLDGPDPECVIGHGESALAAVREKPRPCGDHSRSAPRKQVAPVALTLSLRPPTVLTPATTPVRYCNESPV, via the coding sequence GTTCGAAAAGGGGCTCGACGCACCAATATGCCTTACTTGGGAGCTCACCTACGCGTGCAACCTGGCATGCGTGCATTGTCTGTCAGCCTCCGGCAAGCGCGATCCTCGCGAGCTTTCCACTCAGCAGTGCAAGGACATCATCGACGAGCTCGAACGCATGCAAGTGTTCTACGTCAACATCGGCGGCGGCGAGCCGACGGTGCGTCCCGACTTCTGGGAGCTGGTCGACTACGCCACGGAACATCATGTGGGCGTGAAGTTCTCGACCAACGGCGTGCGGATCGACCGAAAGATCGCAGCCAAGCTCGCCGCCAGCGACTACGTCGACGTGCAGATTTCCTTGGACGGTGCGACCGCCGAGGTCAACGACGCCGTGCGCGGTAAGGGCTCGTTCGCGATGGCGATCAAGGCCTTGGACAACCTGGCTGCCGAGGGCTTCCAGGATGCCAAGATCTCCGTCGTCGTCACCCGTCACAACGTCGGTCAGCTCGACGACTTCAAGGTACTCGCCGACACGTACGGGGCGACGCTGCGCATCACCCGTCTGCGCCCGTCGGGTCGCGGCGCCGACGTGTGGGACGAGTTGCACCCCACCTCCGAGCAGCAGGTGCAGCTCTACGATTGGCTGGTCGCTCATGGCGAGGGCGTTCTCACCGGCGATAGTTTCTTCCACCTGTCGGGCCTGGGTGCTCCTGGCGCGCTGGCCGGACTGAACCTGTGCGGCGCCGGGCGAGTGGTTTGTCTCATTGACCCCATCGGTGACGTCTACGCCTGCCCGTTTGCCATCCACGACCGATTCCTGGCTGGAAATGTGTTGTCCGACGGCGGGTTCGACGCGGTGTGGAAGTATGCGCCGCTGTTCCGCGAGCTGCGCGAGCCACAATCGGCTGGGGCTTGCGATGGCTGCGGTCACTTCGATGCCTGCCGAGGCGGTTGCATGGCCGCCAAGTTCTTCACCGGTCTGCCACTTGACGGACCCGACCCGGAGTGTGTCATCGGCCACGGCGAGAGCGCACTGGCCGCAGTACGGGAAAAACCCCGCCCCTGCGGGGATCACTCGCGCAGCGCTCCCCGCAAGCAGGTAGCCCCGGTGGCACTGACTCTGTCGCTGCGTCCACCCACCGTACTCACCCCGGCAACAACGCCTGTTCGCTACTGCAACGAAAGTCCTGTTTGA